Proteins co-encoded in one Haloarcula pelagica genomic window:
- a CDS encoding redox-regulated ATPase YchF produces MSYKIGLVGKPSVGKSTFFNAATMNDVPEGAYPFTTIDPSVGEAYVRVNCAAPEFDHACTPNHGYCSDGVRFVPTQLVDVAGLVPGAHEGKGLGNQFLSDLNEADVLVHVVDFTGETDLEGEPTDDHDPREDIDFLENELDMWYLDILEKGIERYRSGYHGEDADIEADLAEQMSAFKISEEEIKQVVLALELELDPDTWDAADRERLAREIRIRTKPMVVAANKMDTPAAQANWETVTEDPDYEHLTFVPVSAHAEKALKNGDEQDVLDYRPGDDDFEVTADLPEEKAAGLEQIREFVTEFGGTGVQPVLETALFEELGAIAVFPGARKPQEDGTFLQDCFVLPDGSTAEDFAYFLHTDIGEGFLHAHDVRSGRQVGADTELAHRDVVEITTTN; encoded by the coding sequence ATGAGCTACAAGATCGGACTCGTCGGCAAACCCTCCGTCGGCAAGTCCACGTTCTTCAACGCGGCGACGATGAACGACGTGCCCGAAGGGGCCTACCCGTTCACGACGATCGACCCCTCGGTGGGCGAGGCCTACGTCCGGGTAAACTGTGCGGCCCCGGAGTTCGACCACGCCTGTACGCCCAACCACGGTTACTGTTCGGACGGCGTCCGCTTCGTCCCGACCCAGTTGGTCGACGTGGCCGGCCTGGTCCCAGGTGCCCACGAAGGCAAGGGCCTGGGGAACCAGTTCCTCTCCGACCTCAACGAGGCCGACGTACTGGTCCACGTGGTCGACTTCACCGGCGAGACGGATCTCGAAGGGGAACCCACAGATGACCACGACCCCCGCGAGGACATCGACTTCTTGGAGAACGAACTCGATATGTGGTATCTCGACATCTTGGAGAAAGGCATCGAGCGCTACCGCTCGGGGTATCACGGCGAGGACGCCGACATCGAGGCTGACCTCGCCGAACAGATGTCCGCGTTCAAGATCAGCGAGGAGGAGATCAAGCAGGTCGTCCTCGCGCTGGAACTGGAACTGGACCCCGACACCTGGGACGCCGCGGACCGCGAACGGCTGGCCCGGGAGATCCGCATCCGGACGAAGCCGATGGTCGTCGCGGCCAACAAGATGGACACGCCTGCCGCTCAGGCCAACTGGGAGACGGTCACCGAGGACCCCGACTACGAGCACCTGACGTTCGTCCCGGTGTCGGCCCACGCCGAGAAGGCGCTGAAAAACGGCGACGAACAGGACGTGCTTGACTACCGGCCCGGCGACGACGACTTCGAGGTGACCGCCGACCTCCCCGAGGAGAAAGCCGCCGGTCTCGAACAGATCCGCGAATTCGTCACAGAGTTCGGCGGCACCGGCGTCCAGCCGGTCCTGGAGACGGCGCTGTTCGAGGAACTGGGCGCCATCGCCGTCTTCCCCGGCGCGCGTAAACCCCAGGAGGACGGGACCTTCCTGCAGGACTGTTTCGTGCTGCCGGACGGGTCGACCGCCGAGGACTTCGCGTACTTCCTGCACACCGACATCGGCGAGGGGTTCCTGCACGCCCACGACGTGCGGTCCGGTCGACAGGTCGGTGCGGACACGGAACTCGCCCACCGGGACGTGGTCGAGATCACGACGACGAACTGA
- a CDS encoding methyl-accepting chemotaxis protein, with the protein MTTAIAGKRRLGQFLAAVGAVPMAVEPALPGPLRRNFGARLFALALISVVVGPAIAATLFSQALPAVAFAAGIVLVTGFLGYCELYRAIIQINEQVVAIDNGNYDIDFGVDRVDEIGETYETLERTARSMGETIQAADEAREEAETAQSEAEEAREQAEQERTEMEALSSHLELKAQQYGDTLRAAADGDLTARVDTDSMSDAMVAVGEAINDTLAALERAVDQGQTVSDRIASESEGVADAGRDVRSEVRTVSNSVQDIADGAGRQRSQLGEAADEMSDLSATVEEMASSVTEIAERSDTAAELGRDAQQSSSEAQSAVDAIRHQSMSAASEVEQLDEIAEDMAEIVEVIDNIAEETNMLALNASIEAARAGEAGEGFAVVADEIKNLAAETQSATGDVEALIETLRGQVGDSVEAMDTMESAVDRGSDTISSTITTLDDVVDATVDVNESIQEIDRATNRQADTAQQVVGLIDDIGDIAADTAADADAVAETATQQDTAVAEMVDSVESFVDDADRLQAELAQFETGTAEAAAGSDAESAPAMTDD; encoded by the coding sequence ATGACCACTGCCATCGCCGGCAAACGCCGGCTCGGACAGTTCCTCGCCGCCGTCGGCGCGGTCCCGATGGCCGTCGAACCGGCGCTCCCCGGGCCGCTCAGACGGAACTTCGGCGCGCGGCTGTTCGCGCTGGCACTGATCTCCGTCGTCGTCGGCCCGGCGATCGCGGCGACGCTGTTCTCACAGGCGCTTCCCGCGGTCGCCTTCGCGGCCGGAATCGTCCTCGTGACGGGGTTTCTGGGCTACTGTGAGCTCTACCGGGCGATCATCCAGATCAACGAGCAGGTCGTCGCGATCGACAACGGCAACTACGACATCGACTTCGGCGTCGATCGGGTCGACGAGATCGGCGAGACCTACGAGACGCTCGAACGGACCGCTCGATCGATGGGCGAGACGATCCAGGCGGCCGACGAGGCCCGGGAGGAAGCCGAAACCGCACAGTCCGAGGCCGAGGAAGCACGCGAGCAGGCGGAACAGGAGCGCACGGAGATGGAGGCGCTCAGCAGCCACCTCGAACTGAAGGCCCAGCAGTACGGCGACACGCTGCGGGCGGCAGCCGACGGTGACCTGACCGCCCGCGTCGACACCGACAGCATGAGCGACGCGATGGTGGCCGTCGGCGAGGCGATCAACGACACGCTGGCCGCCCTCGAACGCGCCGTCGACCAGGGCCAGACCGTCTCGGACCGGATCGCCTCCGAGAGTGAGGGCGTCGCCGACGCCGGGCGGGACGTTCGCAGCGAAGTCCGGACGGTCTCGAACTCCGTTCAGGACATCGCCGACGGTGCCGGGCGACAACGCAGTCAACTCGGCGAGGCCGCCGACGAGATGAGCGACCTCTCGGCCACCGTCGAGGAGATGGCCTCCTCCGTGACCGAGATCGCGGAGCGCAGCGACACGGCCGCGGAACTCGGTCGAGACGCCCAGCAGTCCTCCTCGGAGGCCCAAAGCGCCGTCGACGCCATCCGCCACCAGTCGATGTCGGCCGCCTCGGAGGTCGAGCAACTCGACGAGATCGCCGAGGACATGGCCGAGATCGTCGAGGTCATCGACAACATCGCCGAGGAGACGAACATGCTCGCGCTGAACGCCTCGATCGAGGCCGCTCGGGCCGGCGAGGCGGGCGAAGGCTTCGCCGTCGTCGCCGACGAGATCAAGAACCTCGCCGCCGAGACCCAGAGCGCCACCGGCGACGTGGAGGCACTGATCGAGACGCTGCGGGGTCAGGTCGGCGACAGCGTCGAGGCCATGGACACCATGGAGTCGGCGGTCGACCGCGGGAGCGACACCATCTCCTCGACGATCACGACGCTCGACGACGTGGTCGACGCGACCGTCGATGTCAACGAGAGCATCCAGGAGATCGACCGGGCGACCAACAGACAGGCCGACACCGCACAACAGGTCGTCGGACTCATCGACGACATCGGGGACATCGCGGCCGACACCGCCGCCGACGCGGACGCCGTCGCGGAGACGGCCACCCAGCAGGACACGGCCGTCGCCGAGATGGTCGACTCCGTCGAGTCGTTCGTCGACGACGCCGACCGGCTCCAGGCCGAACTCGCGCAGTTCGAGACGGGAACGGCCGAAGCGGCGGCCGGCTCGGACGCCGAGAGCGCGCCGGCCATGACCGACGACTGA
- a CDS encoding carboxymuconolactone decarboxylase family protein gives MDPDHDTAPDTRVPLPDSSAVVEAAPELFDSLAIDDLHVARAMGNDPTVFAGLLEYLDVLYAALPERTRELAILAAARALDDRYEWHQHVFEAREAGLSLATIRAIGRDETDPLADDATALVAYVRAYCDRAVTDTIHERATAHYEPAELVAIALLVSHYVGTGLFIDAMGVTPETAFVGWEPTERDLERVD, from the coding sequence ATGGACCCCGATCACGACACGGCCCCGGACACCCGCGTCCCGCTGCCGGACTCCTCGGCGGTCGTCGAGGCCGCCCCCGAGCTGTTCGACTCACTGGCTATCGACGACCTCCACGTCGCCCGGGCGATGGGCAACGACCCGACGGTGTTCGCCGGCCTGCTCGAGTATCTGGACGTGCTCTACGCGGCCCTTCCCGAGCGGACCCGCGAACTGGCGATCCTGGCCGCCGCGCGGGCGCTCGACGACCGCTACGAGTGGCACCAACACGTCTTCGAGGCCCGCGAGGCCGGCCTCTCGCTGGCGACGATCCGGGCCATCGGCCGGGACGAGACCGACCCGCTGGCCGACGACGCCACAGCGCTGGTCGCGTACGTCCGGGCCTACTGTGACCGGGCGGTGACCGACACGATCCACGAACGCGCGACGGCCCACTACGAGCCCGCGGAACTGGTCGCTATCGCGTTGCTGGTCAGCCACTACGTCGGGACGGGCCTGTTCATCGACGCCATGGGCGTCACCCCGGAGACGGCTTTCGTCGGGTGGGAACCGACAGAGCGGGATCTCGAACGAGTCGACTGA
- a CDS encoding DsbA family protein gives MNRRRFLGLATASAVTGLAGCGGSEASGESIDDHPAAADLDAQPHLGPLDGHVVLTFEDPSCPTCRDFHERTVPQIRSNIVDPGKGAYVVRTYPVIYPWGEPATQALEATFARDADAFWTLLAHYFGNQSAFSTDNVLDRTASFLDSETDLDGQAVAADAREGAYDEQVQADITAAENADLGESTPIVLLFEDGEFVTKVNGSVSYEIVARAIGEAE, from the coding sequence ATGAACCGACGGCGCTTTCTCGGACTCGCGACAGCGAGTGCCGTCACGGGACTGGCGGGCTGTGGCGGGAGCGAGGCGAGCGGTGAGTCGATCGACGACCACCCCGCGGCCGCCGACCTCGACGCCCAGCCACACCTGGGGCCACTGGACGGCCACGTCGTGTTGACGTTCGAAGACCCCTCCTGTCCGACCTGTCGTGACTTCCACGAGCGGACGGTGCCACAGATCCGGTCGAACATCGTCGACCCGGGGAAAGGCGCCTACGTTGTCCGGACGTACCCGGTCATCTACCCCTGGGGCGAACCGGCCACACAGGCCCTGGAAGCGACCTTCGCCCGCGATGCCGACGCGTTCTGGACGCTCTTGGCCCACTACTTCGGGAATCAGTCCGCGTTCTCGACGGACAACGTGCTCGACCGGACCGCGTCGTTTCTCGACAGCGAGACCGACCTCGACGGGCAGGCGGTCGCGGCCGACGCACGTGAGGGCGCCTACGACGAGCAGGTCCAGGCCGATATCACGGCCGCCGAGAACGCCGACCTGGGGGAGTCGACGCCGATCGTCCTGCTGTTCGAGGACGGCGAGTTCGTCACCAAAGTCAACGGGAGCGTCAGCTACGAGATCGTCGCACGGGCCATCGGCGAGGCCGAATGA
- a CDS encoding nucleic acid-binding protein, with the protein MTLAAVSDAGPLIHLAEIGSLELLSTFDTLLVPETVYEEVEAGGVPDEFADLSYELVEADESQVGAKELDAGERAAIAVAEERGIVLLTDDLAAREAASDAGVEVHGSIGVIAFGYARGLLDRDEAASLMRALQRQTSLFVTEAVVERGIQMLDEQ; encoded by the coding sequence GTGACGCTTGCGGCTGTCTCAGACGCGGGACCGCTCATTCACCTCGCCGAAATCGGTTCGCTCGAACTGCTCTCGACGTTTGACACACTACTCGTACCAGAGACGGTTTACGAGGAAGTCGAGGCCGGTGGTGTTCCGGACGAGTTTGCCGACCTCTCGTACGAACTCGTCGAAGCCGATGAAAGCCAGGTCGGGGCTAAAGAACTGGACGCCGGAGAACGCGCCGCGATTGCGGTCGCTGAAGAGCGGGGCATCGTTCTTCTAACCGACGACCTCGCCGCCCGAGAGGCAGCGTCCGACGCGGGCGTAGAAGTACACGGCTCTATCGGCGTAATTGCGTTCGGTTACGCTCGGGGATTACTAGATAGAGATGAGGCGGCGTCACTCATGCGAGCACTCCAGCGTCAAACAAGTCTCTTCGTGACCGAGGCAGTCGTAGAGCGCGGCATCCAGATGCTGGACGAACAGTAA
- a CDS encoding TIGR00341 family protein, which yields MRLVKILVDEDDLDAVLSVLDDEDIDHVSFERVTSGAETSEELLVEFPLPNQAVEYVRDRLDETGVTGRYFVAVNAEMAQTEHFDALEDRFITGTEEGDSVSPEELRSTALSLHPDPAAYYVMTVVSTLVAVAGLLLNSAALVVGAMVIAPQVGSALTASVGTTMRDWSMLKRGVRAQVLSLSLAVLASAVFGVALQSLGSVSPVVHLETIAEIGERTSPGLLTLAVGLAAGIAGAVGLATALPVSLVGVMIAAALIPAAAAVGVGIAWNAPSVAIGALVLLVANIVAVNAAGYATLRAFGYKPRDDEGGLPSIRTSAASLVLIALVVATGVTFTLQASFENDVNGAVDGVLDDSEYEDLELIRTQTDFVFVPGSEPPGVAVVVGRPAHQSYPTLAADLGQAISRTTGRDVTVRVEFVERQRYDGR from the coding sequence ATGCGACTGGTAAAGATCCTCGTCGACGAGGACGACCTCGACGCTGTGCTGTCCGTACTCGACGACGAGGACATCGATCACGTCAGTTTCGAACGCGTCACCAGCGGTGCCGAGACGAGCGAAGAGTTGCTCGTCGAATTCCCGCTCCCGAACCAGGCGGTCGAGTACGTCCGCGACCGTCTCGACGAGACCGGGGTTACGGGTCGGTATTTCGTCGCGGTCAACGCCGAGATGGCTCAGACCGAGCACTTCGACGCGCTCGAGGACCGGTTCATCACTGGGACCGAGGAGGGCGACAGCGTTTCGCCGGAGGAACTCCGCTCGACCGCGCTGTCGCTCCATCCCGATCCGGCGGCATACTACGTGATGACCGTCGTCAGCACACTCGTCGCCGTCGCGGGCCTGCTGCTCAACTCCGCGGCGCTCGTGGTCGGCGCGATGGTCATCGCCCCACAGGTAGGGTCGGCGCTCACTGCCAGCGTCGGTACGACCATGCGCGATTGGTCCATGCTGAAACGCGGGGTGCGTGCTCAGGTCCTGAGTCTCTCGCTCGCCGTCCTCGCCAGCGCAGTCTTCGGCGTCGCGCTGCAGTCGCTCGGCTCCGTCTCCCCGGTAGTACACTTGGAAACCATCGCCGAGATCGGCGAGCGCACCTCACCGGGGCTGCTCACGCTGGCCGTCGGTCTGGCGGCGGGTATCGCGGGCGCCGTGGGCCTCGCGACGGCGCTGCCGGTGTCGCTCGTCGGGGTGATGATCGCCGCAGCGCTCATCCCGGCCGCCGCTGCCGTCGGGGTGGGTATCGCCTGGAACGCCCCGAGCGTGGCCATCGGTGCCCTGGTTCTGCTCGTCGCCAACATCGTCGCGGTCAACGCGGCGGGCTACGCCACTCTCCGAGCGTTCGGCTACAAACCGAGAGACGACGAGGGTGGACTTCCGTCGATTCGAACGTCGGCAGCGTCCCTCGTCTTGATCGCTCTCGTGGTCGCCACCGGTGTGACTTTCACTCTGCAGGCGTCCTTCGAGAACGATGTCAACGGGGCGGTCGACGGAGTCCTCGACGATAGTGAGTACGAGGACCTGGAACTGATTCGGACGCAGACGGACTTCGTCTTCGTCCCCGGATCCGAACCGCCTGGCGTTGCGGTGGTCGTCGGCCGACCGGCACATCAGTCTTACCCGACGCTCGCCGCGGATCTGGGTCAGGCTATCTCGAGAACGACCGGTCGAGACGTGACCGTCCGGGTAGAGTTCGTCGAGAGACAACGATACGACGGCAGGTGA
- a CDS encoding DUF1328 domain-containing protein: MTFEQVTSMPLVMSGEFLQWAVVFFVIAIVAAIVGARGVAGVTMTVAKWFVIIFLVLALVSLLL; this comes from the coding sequence ATGACGTTCGAACAGGTGACTTCCATGCCGCTCGTGATGTCGGGAGAGTTCCTCCAGTGGGCCGTCGTGTTTTTCGTCATCGCGATCGTCGCTGCCATCGTGGGCGCCCGGGGCGTCGCGGGTGTCACGATGACAGTTGCGAAGTGGTTCGTCATCATCTTCCTTGTGCTGGCGCTCGTCTCGCTCCTGCTCTGA
- a CDS encoding AI-2E family transporter, with translation MSRETLGGLSRSRAAWWLLAAGALGVVGFVAWTLVGPLVLGLGLYYAARPLARRLQPRLPDGVAAALPLFGLLVPALAVVTVLVAVGLQELSAIDGRQAAPVLDLLGPYVEESVARNPRSLLRDPTVENLRRALTVGLQVAGAVMGGVLRVTLAFALAFFLLRDDDRVADWLRTTLGPDSEGYAFARRVDSDLHTVYFGNVLTVLIVTIVATLFYNGFNLVAPQALTIPLPTVLGIATGFATFVPIVVGKFVYVPVALSIVARALVTDGTFVGYVVGFVVGAFVLLDVLPVMGIRPYLSGRDLHGGAMMFAYVLGTVLFGWAGLFLGPLLLVGILRVAHDVLPALVRRERVAISGGDPGEE, from the coding sequence ATGAGTCGGGAGACGCTCGGGGGGCTGTCGCGGTCACGTGCGGCCTGGTGGCTGCTCGCGGCGGGCGCCCTCGGCGTCGTCGGGTTCGTCGCCTGGACGCTCGTCGGGCCGCTGGTGCTCGGACTCGGTCTCTACTACGCCGCTCGTCCGCTCGCGCGACGGCTCCAGCCGCGCCTCCCCGACGGCGTCGCGGCGGCGCTCCCGCTGTTTGGCCTGTTGGTCCCGGCACTGGCCGTCGTCACCGTCCTCGTCGCTGTCGGGTTACAGGAACTCTCGGCGATAGACGGGCGGCAGGCGGCGCCGGTTCTGGACCTGCTCGGCCCGTACGTCGAGGAGTCGGTCGCCCGTAATCCGCGGTCACTGCTCCGGGACCCGACCGTCGAGAACCTCCGCCGGGCGCTGACCGTCGGTCTGCAAGTGGCCGGCGCCGTCATGGGCGGGGTGCTCCGGGTGACGCTGGCGTTCGCGCTGGCGTTTTTCCTCCTGCGGGACGACGACCGGGTCGCCGACTGGCTCCGGACCACGCTCGGCCCGGACAGCGAGGGGTACGCGTTCGCTCGCAGGGTCGACAGCGACCTGCACACAGTGTACTTCGGGAACGTCCTGACCGTACTCATCGTGACGATCGTGGCGACGCTGTTCTACAACGGGTTCAACCTCGTCGCGCCACAGGCCCTGACGATCCCGCTGCCGACGGTGCTGGGGATCGCCACGGGGTTCGCGACGTTCGTCCCGATCGTCGTCGGCAAGTTCGTCTACGTGCCGGTCGCGCTGTCGATCGTCGCCCGGGCGCTCGTCACCGACGGCACCTTCGTCGGTTACGTGGTCGGGTTCGTCGTCGGGGCGTTCGTCCTCCTCGACGTGCTCCCGGTGATGGGGATTCGGCCGTACCTGTCGGGGCGAGACCTCCACGGCGGGGCGATGATGTTCGCGTACGTCCTCGGGACGGTACTGTTTGGCTGGGCCGGACTGTTTCTGGGGCCGCTGTTGCTGGTCGGCATCCTGCGGGTCGCTCACGACGTGCTTCCCGCACTCGTCCGGCGGGAGCGTGTCGCAATCAGCGGCGGCGACCCCGGCGAGGAGTGA
- a CDS encoding sugar-transfer associated ATP-grasp domain-containing protein yields MSGLLDGVRSFLRAEARNVRRYDVPWERRLWLYAHGFLSSKAPLWDLREETVDQYLSDVEYRSVNGLSHYAEGLGNKLLFHLLLAPSHGAVLPTLHGLVREGHLLDTARFDWATTFDDLHDRIRNGSIVAKPITGAQGNGVRILDSDDGAVRIDGTPVPDDELLSRLPDGQDLLLEEHVSAADYASEVFPQSTNTLRLLTMIDPASGTPFVAAASHRFGTAQSGTTDNWSAGGLSAGVDLDTGQLGAAVTSPAGEGRPGTRLARHPDTGARISGVEVPGWERVKATVRDLAGAYGWLWPHVGWDVVVRTDAGEITVLEGDPQSVDPDQQAHGPLLTDERARRFYEHHGVLSNPWRRWT; encoded by the coding sequence ATGTCCGGGCTGCTCGACGGTGTTCGGTCCTTCCTCAGGGCAGAGGCGCGGAACGTTCGCCGGTACGACGTGCCCTGGGAGCGGCGGCTCTGGCTGTACGCACACGGGTTCCTCTCGTCGAAGGCGCCGCTGTGGGACCTCCGTGAGGAGACCGTGGACCAGTATCTCTCGGATGTCGAGTACCGATCGGTGAACGGCCTCTCACACTACGCCGAAGGGCTCGGCAACAAGCTGTTGTTCCATCTCCTGCTCGCGCCGTCACACGGGGCGGTCCTCCCCACACTCCACGGCCTGGTCCGAGAGGGGCACCTGCTGGACACCGCGCGGTTCGACTGGGCGACGACGTTCGACGACCTTCACGACCGCATCCGGAACGGATCGATCGTCGCGAAACCGATCACGGGCGCGCAGGGAAACGGTGTCAGGATACTCGACAGCGACGACGGCGCGGTCCGGATCGACGGCACCCCAGTCCCCGACGACGAACTCCTCTCCCGACTCCCGGACGGCCAGGACCTCTTGCTCGAAGAACACGTCTCGGCCGCGGACTACGCGAGCGAGGTCTTCCCGCAGTCGACGAACACGCTGCGACTGCTCACGATGATCGATCCGGCGTCGGGGACGCCGTTCGTCGCGGCGGCCAGTCACCGGTTCGGGACCGCCCAGAGCGGCACCACCGACAACTGGTCCGCCGGCGGGCTCAGCGCCGGAGTCGACCTCGATACGGGGCAACTGGGGGCGGCGGTCACGAGTCCGGCCGGCGAGGGCCGACCCGGGACACGGCTGGCGCGCCATCCCGACACCGGTGCCCGGATCAGTGGTGTCGAAGTGCCGGGCTGGGAGCGCGTGAAAGCGACCGTCCGTGATCTGGCGGGCGCGTACGGCTGGCTGTGGCCCCACGTCGGCTGGGACGTTGTGGTCCGGACCGACGCCGGTGAGATCACCGTGCTGGAGGGCGATCCCCAGTCCGTCGACCCGGACCAGCAGGCACACGGCCCGCTGCTCACGGACGAGCGTGCGCGGCGGTTCTACGAGCACCACGGCGTCCTCTCGAACCCGTGGAGACGGTGGACATGA
- a CDS encoding carboxylate--amine ligase translates to MTPDGEDGVLVLDSDGQCALSIVRSLGSKGIPVTAGSSTPWSLGRLSRYSDDWYVYPDPTRDCRAFLEVLQSHLDQSDYDIVIPANDATALLVAQHKPTLEATGTRVACEDWPTFRRVYDKGALFETISPLDVPTPETHSPESIEAVEAMAPDLDYPVVVKPRSKSHLVDNAVETTLVTDDNYARSPAELVRTYRRFVEGHEGLTRQYPLVQAYVPGRTTTTVGLAIEGTFVEFFQEVRLRTYPASGGNSALLGSMRDRTMLDHAETVLTAVDWTGPAMVEFMQTPDGEFSVIEVNGRYWGSLPFAIESGVDIPWHHYRHLMGHRPVNPRPSGAYRTDIVQRRLFYEDCKWLVENLARGNVAAVAPFLGDFLRTRHTFVDDDDPLPTLAVLAQAGWLGSTTGWAELRGAIDRFTGS, encoded by the coding sequence ATGACACCGGACGGCGAGGACGGCGTGCTCGTCCTCGACAGCGACGGCCAGTGTGCGCTGAGTATCGTCCGTTCACTGGGGAGCAAGGGTATCCCCGTCACCGCGGGGAGCAGTACGCCGTGGTCGCTGGGCCGGCTCTCGCGGTACAGCGACGACTGGTACGTCTATCCGGACCCGACGCGGGACTGCCGGGCGTTTCTGGAAGTGTTGCAGTCACACCTGGACCAGTCCGACTACGACATCGTGATCCCCGCGAACGACGCGACGGCGCTGCTCGTGGCACAACACAAGCCGACCCTGGAGGCGACCGGGACCCGCGTCGCCTGCGAGGACTGGCCGACCTTCCGTCGGGTATACGACAAAGGAGCGCTGTTCGAGACCATCTCGCCGCTCGATGTCCCCACCCCCGAGACACACAGCCCGGAGTCGATCGAGGCGGTGGAGGCGATGGCCCCGGACCTGGACTACCCGGTCGTCGTCAAGCCCCGGAGCAAGAGCCACCTCGTCGACAACGCCGTCGAGACCACGCTCGTGACCGACGACAACTACGCCCGGTCACCCGCGGAGTTAGTGCGTACCTACCGCCGGTTCGTCGAGGGACACGAGGGGCTGACTCGCCAGTATCCGCTCGTCCAGGCGTACGTTCCCGGCCGGACGACCACGACGGTCGGGCTGGCGATCGAGGGGACGTTCGTCGAGTTCTTCCAGGAAGTACGGCTGCGGACCTACCCCGCGTCCGGCGGGAACTCGGCACTGCTCGGATCGATGCGGGACCGGACGATGCTCGACCACGCCGAGACGGTCCTGACGGCCGTCGACTGGACCGGGCCGGCGATGGTGGAGTTCATGCAGACTCCGGACGGCGAGTTCTCCGTCATCGAGGTCAACGGCCGCTACTGGGGCTCGCTTCCCTTCGCGATTGAGAGCGGCGTCGACATCCCCTGGCACCACTACCGACACCTCATGGGACACCGGCCGGTCAACCCCCGTCCGAGCGGGGCCTACCGGACCGACATCGTCCAGCGGCGGCTGTTCTACGAGGACTGCAAGTGGCTCGTCGAGAACCTCGCCCGCGGGAACGTCGCCGCTGTCGCACCGTTTCTCGGTGACTTCCTGCGCACCCGACACACCTTCGTCGACGACGACGACCCGCTGCCGACCCTGGCGGTGCTGGCACAGGCCGGCTGGCTCGGCTCGACGACAGGCTGGGCGGAGCTCCGGGGGGCGATCGACCGGTTCACCGGTTCCTGA
- a CDS encoding antibiotic ABC transporter permease, with protein MHQSPAAARSPSVPPADTDRARQVLEQALAYAADREYTGWDYADGLSSRFRTALPVENRWLNLAFQEGIKRTPVNVRPLFLVEQRRSFMGAGLFVLVHRILDRLPPEHDGFDHRAAACRLADWLVDNRCRGYSGFCGGHRHDHQHLDHKTTPAEPDVVTTAVAVKGLLAAADYDDRYADIARTAERFLVEDMRYRTVDGTARIDYYPQDRPAQHTLNATAMAAQTFLDLYERVGRDRLRQRAAALLDFVVGHQTDRGGWYYRVPASASHLSMDTHHNCFVVESLLRYHEVTGTDRYAESLADALAFLRRSLFRADGAPNWDETASYPRDVHAAAQGILAFTAAGDHAFAGRIVAWLLDTLYVGGGRFAFRKHRLYTERTTLMRWCQAWPCYALATYLQAVRNR; from the coding sequence ATGCACCAGTCACCGGCCGCGGCGCGGTCACCGTCGGTCCCTCCGGCCGACACCGACCGCGCCCGTCAGGTCCTCGAACAGGCGCTGGCTTACGCTGCCGACCGCGAGTACACCGGCTGGGACTACGCCGACGGGCTGAGCAGTCGCTTCCGGACCGCGCTCCCCGTCGAGAACCGGTGGCTGAACCTCGCGTTCCAGGAGGGGATCAAACGGACACCGGTCAACGTCCGGCCGCTGTTTCTCGTCGAGCAGCGCCGGAGCTTCATGGGCGCCGGCCTGTTCGTGCTCGTCCACCGAATCCTCGATCGACTCCCCCCGGAACACGACGGCTTCGACCACCGGGCGGCGGCGTGTCGGCTGGCCGACTGGCTCGTCGACAACCGCTGTCGGGGGTACAGCGGGTTCTGTGGCGGCCACCGCCACGACCACCAGCACCTCGACCACAAGACGACACCCGCCGAACCCGATGTCGTGACGACCGCCGTCGCGGTGAAGGGACTGCTGGCCGCGGCCGACTACGACGACCGCTACGCCGACATCGCCCGGACCGCCGAACGGTTCCTCGTCGAGGACATGCGGTATCGGACGGTCGACGGCACCGCCCGGATCGACTACTACCCGCAGGACCGGCCGGCCCAGCACACGCTCAACGCGACCGCGATGGCCGCACAGACCTTCCTCGACCTCTACGAACGGGTCGGCCGGGACCGCCTCCGCCAACGGGCCGCGGCGTTGCTCGACTTCGTCGTCGGCCACCAGACCGACCGGGGCGGCTGGTACTACCGGGTCCCGGCCAGCGCCTCACACCTCTCGATGGACACCCACCACAACTGCTTCGTCGTCGAGTCGCTGCTCCGGTACCACGAGGTCACCGGGACGGACAGATACGCGGAGTCGCTCGCCGACGCGCTCGCTTTCCTCCGGCGGTCGCTGTTCCGGGCCGACGGAGCGCCCAACTGGGACGAGACGGCGTCGTACCCCCGAGATGTCCACGCGGCCGCACAGGGAATCCTGGCGTTTACCGCTGCCGGGGACCACGCCTTCGCCGGCCGCATCGTCGCGTGGCTGCTCGATACCCTCTACGTCGGCGGCGGGCGGTTCGCCTTCAGGAAACACCGACTGTACACCGAGCGGACGACGCTGATGCGCTGGTGTCAGGCCTGGCCCTGTTACGCCCTGGCTACGTATCTCCAGGCGGTCAGGAACCGGTGA